One Triticum dicoccoides isolate Atlit2015 ecotype Zavitan chromosome 3B, WEW_v2.0, whole genome shotgun sequence genomic window, gaccgggtcatggtgccactgaatcgagtttttcccagtgcaaccacatttgcctttatgggaaggcctttattcggtccattgtcatgcctctggtcggtgcctccaactagggaaggttatgggcgtgcggtaccctggcccggtaagcagatataaccttgtgtgcccgttattGAGTTTATGTTACCGGGTCCCCGTGTGGGATCACTTATGTTTTGTCCATGACGGTGGTCATTCTGTCTTTGGTAGACactgggccacccaggactagcccaatggggagtgagtcggagtggccgggagagtgtcatggcaatggaggggttttgtcataatgtcgttggtccacccgaatgggagtgcgaggccatgggttccgtggtgtgggtacagtgcgctacctctgcagagtgtattaatctattgatagccgagtccacggttacggacacgctcgaaagtaggtcacaccatgggtcaacgtttaaataaatcttgcacactaagtgatgaactttgcactgttgatgatggcgggaAGGCCATCTTGTTGCTTAGACcaattattggtcgtggttgtgatcgtcggAAGGATCACCGTTTAAGATCAAATATTAGTCGTGATTGTAATCTCCGGAAGGAAAACCGTTTAAgatcaaatattggtcgtggttctgATCGCTGGAATGATCATGAGGTGTCTCTAGCTAATACCTTGAGTTTGGTACGTTTCTGATCCAAGAGCGATCGCGGTTGGTAAGCTAGTCCGAGGGACTtttatcacaagagcatgatcacaacatgttgGATATGTTGTCGCATTATTAtgaattggttaattatcatggtattgtttgtcattatgtttatgcttgttgtgagcttgcaagtacattcaatgtattgacctggcgtgtcatgccagatttcaggaaagtctcgttggaaaggagtgttgtccgagtctagatcgtgtccacatcggtgtccctgtgctatggagttccgctatgacgttgttccgctgccgcgtagttgttatgatcgaggcccctttatgttcactaaataatgtacatattgttcagccacgcCGTGTGTGTTGCTTGGCTTCGccatctgttgtaatataaactttgaTCCTCTAGCATCAGTAAAGCGGTtcctttctgtaccaagatgttgtgtgttgccagaagacaaggtctctgggctggcaatgcatggtaaaccggttgctctgagccggggtgccacattaagcatcgctacgggtgagatagtctcatcgtagtcaaccccttgaacttgtcgaaaaccttttgcaacaagtcgagctttgtagacagtaacattaccgtcagcgtcggtcttcttcttgaagatccatttattctcgatggcttgccgatcatcgggcaagtcaaccaaagtccacactttgttctcatacatggatcccatctcagatctcatggcctcaagccattttgcagaatctgggctcatcattgtttcctgatagttcgtaggttcgccatggtcaagtaacatgacctctagaataggattaccgtaccactctggtgcggatcttactctggttgacctacaaggctcggtagtaacttgatctgaagtttcatgatcaatatcattagcttcctcactaattggggtaggtgtcacaggaaccggttttgtgatgaactactttccaataagggagcagatacagttacctcatcaagttctactttcctcccactcacttctttcgagagaaactccttctctagaaaggatccaaatttagcaacaaatgtcttgccttcggatctgtgatagaaggtgtacccaacagtctccttttcgtatcctatgaagacacatttctccgatttgggttcgagcttatcaggttgaagctttttcacataagcatcgcagccccaaatattaagaaacgacaattttggtttcttgccaaaccacaattcataaagcatcgtctcaacggattttgatggtgccctatttaacgtgaatgcagttgtctctaaagcataaccccaaaaagatagcggtaaatcgataagagacatcatagattgcaccatatctagtaaagtacgattacgacgttcaaacacaccattacgatgtggtgttccagttggcgtgagttgcgaaactattccgtattgtctcaaatgaagaccaaacttttagctcaaatattctcctccacaatcagattgtagaaactttattttcttgttacgatgattttccacttcactctgaaattctttgaacttttcaaatgtttcagacttatgtttcattaagtagatatacccatatctgcttaaatcatctgtgaaggtgagaaaataacgatacccgccgcgtgcctcaacattcatccgaccacatacatcagtatgtatgatctccaacaaatctgttgctcgctcgattgttccggagaacggcgttttagtcatcttgcccatgaggcatggttcgcaagtaccaagtgattcataataaagtgaatccaaaagtccatcagtatggagtttcttcatgcgctttacaccaatatgacctaaacggcagtgccacaaataaggtgcactatcattatgaactctgcatcttttggtttcaatattatgaatatgtgtatcactactatcgagatttaatataaatagaccactcttcaagggtgcatgaccataaaagatataacTCATACAAGtagaacagccattattctctgatttaaatgaataaccatcttgcatcaaacaagttccagatataatgttcatgctcaacgctggcaccaaataacaattattcaagtctaaaactaatcccgaaggtagatgtagaggtagcgtgccgaccgcgatcacattgactttggaaccatttcccacgcgcatcgtcacctcgtccttagccaatcttcgcttaatcctagtccctgtttcgagttgcaaatattagcaacagaaccagtatcaaatacccaggtgctactgcgagcattagtaaggtacacatcaataacatgtatatcacatatacctttgttcaccttgccatccttcttatccgccaaatacttggggcagttccgcttccagtgaccagtccctttgcagtagaagcactcagtctcaggcttaggtccagatttaggtttcttctcttgagcagcaacttgtttgctgttcttcttgaagttccccttcttcttccctttaccccttttttgaaactggtggtcttattaaccatcaacacttgatgctcctccttgatttctacttccgctgcctttagcattgcgaagagctcgggaattgtcttgttcatcccttgcatattatagttcatcacgaagctcttgtagcttggtggcagtgattgaagaattctgtcaatgacactatcatcaggaagattaactcccagttgaatcaagtgattattatacccagacattttgagtatatgttcactgacagaactattctcctccatcttgcagctatagaacttactggagacttcatatctctcaatctgggcattttcttgaaatattaacttcaagtcctggaacatctcatatgctccatgcctccatgacgttcaaaacgtcgttgaagtctcggttctaagccataaagcatggcacactgaactatcgagtagtcatcagctttgctctgccagacattcacaacgtctgcagttgcatctgcggcgggcctggcacccagcgatgcttccaggacgtaattcttctaggcagcaatgaggataatcctcaagttacagacccagtctgtgtaattgctaccatcatctttcaacttagctttgtcaaggaacgcattaaaattcaacggaacaacaacacgggccatctatctacaacaacatagacaagcaaaaatactatcaggtactaagttcatgataaattaaagttcaattaatcatattacttaagaactcccacttagatagacatccctctaatcatctaagtgatcacgtgatccaaatcaactaaaccatgtccgatcatcacgtgagatggagtagttttaaatggtgaacatcactatgttgatcatatctattatatgattcatgctcgacctttcggtctcagtgttccaaggccatatctgcatatgctaggctcgtcaaatttaacctgagtattctgcatgtgcaaaactgtcttacacccgttgtatttgaacgtagagcttatcagacCCGAtcgtcatgtggtgtctcggcacgaagaactttcacaacggtgcatactcagggagaacacttataccttgaaatttagtgagagatcatcttataatgctagcgtcaatcaaagcagaataagatgcataaaagataaacatcacatgcaatcaatgtaagtgatatgatatggccatcatcaacttgtgcctttgatctccatctccaaagcaccgtcatgatcaccatcgtcactagcgcgacaccttgatcttcatcgtagcatcgttgtcgtctcgccaactattgcttctacgactatcgctgccgcttagtgataaagtaaagcaattacagggcgattgcattgcatacaataaagcgacaaccatatggctcctgccagttgccgataactttgttacaaaacatgatcatcccatacaataaaatttagcatcatgtcttgaccatatcacattagaacatgccctgcaaaaacaagttaggtttcccctactttgttgttgcaagttttacgtggctgctacgggctaagcaagaactgttcttacctacgcatcaaaaccacaatgatatttcatcaagttagtgttgttttaaccttctcaaggaccaggcgtagccacacccagttcaactaaagttggggaaactgacacccgccagccacctatgtgcaaagcacatcggtagaaccagtctcgcgtaagcgtacatgtaatgttggtccgggccgcttcatccaacaataccgccgaacctaagtatgacatgctggttagcattatgacttgtatcgcccacaactcacttgtgttctactcgtgcatataacatctacgcataaacctggctcggatgccactgttggggaacgtagtaatttcaaaaaaaatcctacgcacacgcaagatcatggtgatgcatagcaacgagaggggagagtgtcgtccacgtaccctcgtagaccgtaagcggaagtgttatgacaacgcggttgatgtgtcgtacatcttcacgatcgaccgatccaagtaccgaacgtacggcacctccgcgatctgcacacgttcagcttggtgacgtcccacgaactcacgatccagtagagcttcgagggagagttccgtcagcacgacagtgtgatgacggtgttgatgaagctactgacgtagggcttcgcctaagcaccactacgatatgaacgaggtggattatggtggaggggggcaccgcacacggctaaagatcaatgatcaacttgtgtgttgcggtgcccccccgcccctgtatataaaggagctaggggaaggcggccagccaaggaggagggagcgccaagggggggagtcctacacccaccgggagtaggactcctcctttcctagttggagtaggagaagggggaagggaagcAGACAGGAAGAAGGAAacgaggggcgccccccccccccctccttgtccaatttggactagagggggaggggcacgcggcctgccctggctgcccctcctcttctccactaaggcccaataggcccattacactccccggggggttccagtaaccccctagTACTCCGCTATATGCCCGAACTTGCCGGAACACTTcctaagtccaaacatagtcatccaatatatcgatctttatgtatcgaccatttcgagaatcctcgtcatgtccgtgatcatatccaggactcagaactatcttcggtacatcaaaacacataaactcataataccgatcgtcaccgaatgttaagcgtgcggaccctacgggttcgagaactatgtagacatgaccgagacacgtctccggtcaataaccaatagcggaacctggatgctcatattggctcctacatattctacgaagatctttatcggtcaaaccgcataacaacatatgttgttccctttgtcatcggtatgttacttgctcgagattcgatcgtcggtatctcaatacctagctcaatctcgttaccggcaagtctctttactcgttctgtaatgcatcatcccgcaactaacttattagtcacattgcttgcaaggcttatagtgatgtgcattaccgagagggcccagagatacctctctgacaatcggagtgacaaatcctaatcttgatctatgccaactcaacaagtaccattggaaacacctgtagagcacctttataatcacccagttacgttgtgacgtttggtagcacacaaagtgttcctccggtaatcgggagttgcataatctcatagtcataggaacatgtataagtcatgaagaaagcaatagcagtaaactaaaatgatcaagtgctaagctaacagaatgggtcaagtcaatcacatcattctcctaatgatgtgatcccgtttatcaaatggcaactcatgtctatggttaggaaaccttaaccatctttgatcaacgagctagtcaagtagaggcatactagtgatactttattgtctatgtattcacacatgtattatgtttccggttaatacaattccagcatgaataataaacatttatcatgaaataaggaaataaataacaactttattattccctctaaggcatatttccttcagctactacctccatctccttcctctctccctcgtttttctttctttctttctttctctgtcTCTCCCTCTGGattgactcaccctcccatgtaCTTGCATGTGCAGGTCGTCACCATGGACGACCAGGAGATCATTGCCTTGGCTGCAAAGAGGatccccacgccgccgccttgCTCGGCCATGGATCCGAGCCATCTGCAGCAGCCGACGCTGGATTTGGTCTGCTGCCGCCCTTCCGCACCTCCGGCAACCCCTGGCGGCGCTGGATCAAACCATTGCTGCCATTGACAGCACGCACGGGATtgagaatttttttgtttttcaaataatagtagtagcatgggtagCACCCACGATGCTACtgtagtagtagcacgggtgcacccgcgctactactacaagttagatgtagcaccgtagtagtagcgcgggcacccgcgctactactagctgtttaacccgcgctactactaggatttttcctagtagtgaagagaAGAACCACCAATGGAAAAACCTGCAAAAAGGAGGAAGAAGCTGGCAGTTAGGATAGGCCCCACTAGTAGGTCACATTCAAGTGTGTTAGAGGAGGTGAAACCTGATTTCATTCCTTCatcagatgaagaagatgatgggtTGCTGTTTGAGGATAAAGATGATGGATATGAGCCACTCTCATTTGTTCTAACTAAATGGAGGAAGAGTAGGGCCAAGAAAAGGAAACCAAGGATCTGGTACAATGACAAACTACATTGTTCTTCTccagtgctctctctctctctctctctccctccctccctccctctctctctctctctctctctctctctctctttcaagaGAATCCCAccaggggaggtacatgagctaagctctatgatATGTGATATATTCTTAGCTAACCCTACAAATGACGTGGAGGTCTATAGATAGCAGTGGCGGATCCAGGACCAAGGCCGGGGAGGGGGGGCTAGACTTGGGGCATGAGGAAAACTTGCTTCGTTAACGATAGCATACGGGCATTGTAGCTACAGTGTAGAGATATTGTAGCTGGGCTTGGCCCAGTCCTAGCTCCGCCCCTGATAGATAGTGCTAGGGGAGAAGGGGTAAGTTAGCTGGGGATACAAGGCCCAAGGCCTGTCATGCACACAGGCAGGGACCGAACAATCCGGGTTATTGCCCGGATGATCCAGGTGACAGGCCGGACGATCTGGGCATCTTTTGGATGATCTGGGTGGAGTTTCCGATAATCCGACTTCACGCAAGGCCTTCGGGTGTGTTCTATTGCTGTAGCTGGATGATCCGGGCGGGGCCCCGGATGATCCGTGTGGTCTCCCGAATGGTCCGGCTTCGTGATGACTCTTCGAGGGGATTCGGCCGCCGTAGTCTGATGATCCGGGAGGGCATCTAGATAATCCGACTGTTGCCTCGATGTCCGGGAGGAGGTCCGGACGTCCGGCCTAGCTCTAGCAACCGCTCCatctcctttcttccgtcttctcttccatgttgccctcttggatggtgtagtcGTACTCTTGCGCTTGCactcctcgtcatccgtgaagctcagacaatacctatgtatgcacacgagaaAAGTGTCAATAGTATACCATACTCGAAAGGGTCAAGTGAAcacatgtaaaggagatgattcacctttatgtacatGAAGTAGATACCGCACACacccgtgtcacttgccaaacagactcttgacatggtgatgtccgtaggatgctccgcatgaaACTTGCAGCTAGAGAACCATGCTTTGAGGCCAGTGATGATGACACAGAGATAATCAGACCATGAAGGCGAAAAAGCCCTTGCATTGAAACAACAGTTAATATATCAAAAAACCTTCACACTATATCGTGTTAAACTACCATTATATTAATATATCACACTTTCAGCTGACAATGAAAATACATCACAGAAATTGAATAGCAAAGATAACTGAATCTCCATGGCAAGTACTCCTCGAATCCTCTAGAAATGCAACAACAGTCTTTtccattccaggtccacccaaacaACAAGATAAGTTACATGTTGTAAGAGATTGAAAACAAGAATATAACCATTCATGTACCGTCTAAAACACATGCTGGTTCTGCATACTGGTATGCCATCAAATTATTCACAAACAGATAAATAACAGAGAATATATAATCCAGATATGAAAATATTCATAATAGTTCCAACAAGACGGCCACATATCCATGATTAAGAATAAAACTACACAAATACACGCAGAGTACTAAGTTGACCGAATAGCTCGTAGCATAAAATCAGGTACATGACTTCACTCAAGCACCAACAGCTTCTCACAACTTATCCAGATTACTGCTGCTCATATTGGACATCAAACTGCATAATTAACATCAGAAAGTGGACAGTTGTGATGGCTCCAATACACAAGAAGTCCATTAATGCCCATCTGCCAATGACTACGAGAACACAGGAACATATGAAAGATAAGGGCACCTGGAAGTCCGTCCAAGATCACATATGAAACGCAGCTCCTTAGAATCAATTTCGTATGAAAATAATTTCATCTGTAATCGGTACCCCCGTAATGTAGTTTTGACAATTATGAATAGCACATCGTCTTCTGGGTAGGCTGAGATAACACTGTAAGGTTCCTTCCTCCTTGAACCGAACAGTTGCAAGCAGCTTGCATTGTGCTTCAAAGTCCAATAATCTTCACTACTAGAATCTTCAAGGACCCATACTGATGCTTCAGCGGCACCATAATTTGCGACATACAATTGTCCTAGTGATACATAACCATAAGGACCACAGCAAGCATCATGTAAACTAGGAACAGGAATGAAACGATAGACTCCCTCCGCTTCGGCCCAAGCCTACGCGCGACAGGCCTCACTCCTCTCGCACGTCATAAGTTAGCCTTTATCTTTATAATTGAATTTTGATCACAACATAACAGACGCTTTGTCATTGATTGTTCTTATAGAGTTCATTAGCAATGGCTCTTTCTCCTCCTATCGACCTGGCTGTGGCAGTTCGGCTTCGGTTTGGACTCCACCTCATCTTGTTTCGGCATCCTTAGTTGTTGCCTTGTTGGAGGCAGTATGGTGGTGGTTCGGACGTCCCAAACAGTTTCATCCCTAGCAACAGTGGGAGTGggatcacatgttttccgaaagcgaAATCAGAGACAAGGTTACTTATGATTTTATTTTCTTGATTCCTTCTGCCTTTTGTGAGCTATAGTGTCAAGGAACCTCCTATCGTCAACAACAAAAAAAAAACAGTGATGCACAACACTCCATGATCACAGAGATTCAAAAAAAAAACTCCATGATCACGCTCATAATACTACTGTAGTCTGTTTAGATCATTTTCTTAATGACAAGTACATTGAAATCATTCTCTTTTCCTAATGGCTTTATTTTGAAGATCAGAGCAAGCAGTTGCAGTCTGCACGAATAATACTCAAACTGATAGGGTGTTGTTGGTAGGCAACGGAAAACGCACTATACAGTGCCGACTGCCGAGTGTCGACATTCTTTTCTCTCACATGCTGTTTCACCAGCCAAGAGCACAAGTTCCCTCACAAGATGCGGGAAGTTCGATGAGAAGATTTATAAGAGTCAATAAGAGCACACCAGCAATCGTCATAAATCATTCAACGTCACAGCAAGTCTCCACCCTTCAAGTGACAACGCAAATACGCCAGCCGTAAGACTATAAtatcttttttttgcggggacaCAAGAATATAGAATTTACCAGTTCCAACACATAAAAATTGAACAAACTGGCACAAAGTCGATCAAGCCAACAGGACGGCCAAATAAACATGGATTGAAGTCAGATCTAGAAAAACTTGGAAAGGCGATCTGAGCAAATATGCACTGCTCAAGAGATATCCTGACAACTCGGTCATCctcggtgaaacaaacatgatcaaACCAGAATGGTGTAAAACAATTTTGGCTCCAGGTGAACTGAAACTGATTTTCATATATCGAAAGCCTTAACAGTAGACTGTGTTAAACTACTATTATTACATTACTATATCACAGTTTCAACAGACATGAAAATTGAGGTTCGAGTTGAACTGAAAATGTTGTTCATATATCAAAAGCCTTAACAATAGGTCATGTTAAACCACTATTACCTTACTATATCACAGTTTCAGCAGACATGAAAATACAGCGAAGAGCTGAATCTAGAAATGCAACGGCAGTCTTGgccattccaggtccacccaaacaACAGGATAAGTTCTAATTCTAAACTAGATCTAGAGATTAAGAACAAGAATATAACTTTAAATGTACTGTCGAAAACACAGGTTGGTATACCAACAAATTATTTATAGAGAAATAAAGGAGACCAGAATCGAGATACTCAAATATTGAAAATAGTTCCAGCAAAACGGTCAAGTATCCATGATTAAGTACTAGGGTATTACAGCTGCATGGGCTACCAATAACTCCATAAACACAAGCAGACTACTAAGTTGACAGCAAGCAGCATAAGTCAGGTACATGACTTCACTCAAGCACCAATAGCTTATCACAACTTACCCAAATTACTGTTGCTCATATTCAAGATCTAACTTCGCTATCATCATCAGAAAGATGGACAATTGTGAGGCTCCAATACACGAGACAGTTAGTGTCCATTTGCCAATGACTCCGAGAACAAAGGAACATATGGAAGATATGGGCACCTGGAAGTCCATCCAAGATCACATATGAAACGCAGCTCCTTAGAATCAATTTCGTATGAAAATAATTTCATCTGTAATCGGTACCCCGGTAATGTAGTTTCGACAGTTATGAATAGCACATCGTCCTCTGGGTGGGCTGAGATAACACCGTAATATTCCTTACTGCTTGAACCGAACAGTTGCAAGTAGCTGGCATTGTGCTTCAAGGTCCAATAATCTTCACTACAAGAATCTTCAAGGACCCAGATTGATACTTCAGCAGCACCATAATTTGCGACATACAATTGTCCACGTGATGCATAAATATAAGGACCACAGCGAGCATCATTTAAAGTAGGAACAGGAATGAAACGACAGTTTCCCTCCACGTCGATGACTGCAACCAAATTATTATAGGAACATAAATACAACACCCCACTGAGAAATGTGCCACCTGAAAAGTTGCGTATCTCAATTGGATCGTCCCACTCAATTTGATGTGTCCAGCCTCCAGCTTTGGACGAGTAGATCCCCACCTCTTCGATGTTATATTCATACTTCAAATTCCAATTTAAAGCCACAGCAGGTACCAACTCGAACACATAGAAATGGGAGGAGACGGCCGGATCAAATCCCAGGCGAGCATACGATTCCGAGGACCATTCATTGGCAGGGAAGGTTACCCATTTCTCAGTGGCAGGATTACACACCAGGTAATCCGGTTCCTCAGGATAAGGCTTGGAACATCGACAGAGGAGGAGGCCGTTGCAGCAGTCCAACAAGTCAATCTTCTCGCATTTTGGCAGGAACGAGAGGGAGGCGTCAATGGGGCACCAGTTCCCTGAGACGCTTAGGTAACCATGAGAATC contains:
- the LOC119278358 gene encoding uncharacterized protein LOC119278358 translates to MATGSMETALMSDPTAKLPDDILVEIISRMPYKSTLCCKCVSTRWRDLIAHPDHREKLPQSTLAGFFYKIYDLKRRPPDSHGYLSVSGNWCPIDASLSFLPKCEKIDLLDCCNGLLLCRCSKPYPEEPDYLVCNPATEKWVTFPANEWSSESYARLGFDPAVSSHFYVFELVPAVALNWNLKYEYNIEEVGIYSSKAGGWTHQIEWDDPIEIRNFSGGTFLSGVLYLCSYNNLVAVIDVEGNCRFIPVPTLNDARCGPYIYASRGQLYVANYGAAEVSIWVLEDSCSEDYWTLKHNASYLQLFGSSSKEYYGVISAHPEDDVLFITVETTLPGYRLQMKLFSYEIDSKELRFICDLGWTSRCPYLPYVPLFSESLANGH